The sequence AACGGTCAATTTGTCTGGATTAACGGTATTAGGCCGTGAAAAACTTACTACCTGGTGTATTGAGTATAATTATAGTAACGGAGTAGTTTATACGTTTGGATGAATATTTCAGCAAAACTGGTCGGATTGCGTATTTAGTCAAGGTGAAATATTTCCTTTACTTGAATAGAAAACAAAGTTGAAACTAAGGTAGTTACGGAGTAAATATTAACTTATATACGTACCTGCATATAGTATACTAGACTGCTAGGTAATCGACTTGATATCAGCTGCTTAGCTTATAGAAAACCCGGCGCTTGACTGTCTATACACTGCTTTCATCCAACGTTTCGCTATCCAGCAGGAGAGAAATGCCTCTCCTGCTGGTCCCGGTCGATAAGCTACGCTCGGTACTCAATGGGTTTGGCATACGTGTTTGATAACGCCCGACCTGGAAGCTTCCGCCCGAAACGCCAAGACGGTGCTGGCTGGAATATACGCCCTGATAGAAGGTGAAAGAGGCTGGCCGGTAACTTTCGTGAAAGTACCTTCTAGTAAATACCTGTTACCTAATTTGTTGCTATCATGCACGTAAAGCCGATACCTCGTATCTAGTAGCAGCTATCTCATCTACAGTAATTCATGCGGTGAGTTTAAGAAAACAGGCTGATTTCAGTGCTAAAGCTTAATGCGCCTGTAGGGGATAAGCAGTTGTTATGCGGGAATACGGGCCTTTGGTTGACATTGGGCGTTGCCTTCGCCTGGCCTAGATGCAACCTTAATTGTATGACTCAACGGTTACTCTGTCTTGTGTTCTGGTTGGTTAGCTCAGGTACGTATGCCCAGGTTATGCATACATTGTCGGGTACGGTGCGTGACTCCGCCACCCATCAACCGATTGCCCGAGCAGCTATTGTCTTAAACTATGAACGAGCGGTAACCGGCACCTATACGGATTCTAAGGGTAATTTCTCCATAACTATCCGCGCTGGGCAGCACGTAGTGGCGGTACGTCGACTGGGCTTTGTACCGTTTCGACAGGCCATTGACCTACGGGACAATACGGTACTGAACGTAGCCCTGGCCACCGTAGCCAGCCAGTTAGAAGAAGTCGTCGTAACGAGTAAAGGATACGACCCCAACGTACGTCAACCGTTGTTGGGCGTGAGTCAGATTAACCTGGCTGCACTCAAACGAATGCCCGCCGCGCTGGGCGAAGTCGATATCCTGCGTAGTCTGCAAATGCTACCGGGTGTGACAAGTGTAGGCGAAGCCGCTAATGGGGTGAATATTCGGGGTGGTACGACCGACCAGAACCTGATTCTGATGGACGAAACCCCTATTTTCAATCCAACTCACATGTTTGGCCTGTTCTCGGTATTCCCATCCGATGCCGCCAGCGGACTGGATCTATACAAAGGGAGCGTACCAGCCCGGTATGGCGGTCGGGCGGCTTCTGTACTGGATATCAGCCTGCGCAATCCTGATCTGAACCAGTTTAAACTAAGCGGGGGGATTAGCCTGGTCGCTAACCGGCTCACGGTTGAAACCCCGATTGTTGCCGGGAAAGTGGGTGTACTGGTTTCGGGGCGGGGGGCTTTCAACGATTTTCTGCTTCGGCTTGCCTCCAGTCAGCTAGAGGATATTCGTGCCAAATTCGGTGATGGGGTGGTTAAAGTTTTCTGGCGGATGAATAACAACAACACCCTGACCGCAATGGGCTACTTGAGCCAGGACTTATTTCAGACGAATCTGCTCGGTAGTTTAGCCAATATAAATGCCATCAAGACCCAGTTTGCGCAGAAAACCACCAATGGTATGGTACGTTGGTTCCATGCCTTTACGCCCAGACTCAACCTGCAGACTACGGCCCTCTTCGCGTATTACGAACCAACGATTCTGTCAACGGAAGATAGTACAAACAACGACGTAGCGCTGAAGCAATCCCTGTTGCAGCGGCAAATCAAGAGCAATCTGAACTACCAGTTACCCAATCAAAAAATAGAGGTCGGGATTAGCGGGACGCACTATAAGCTAAATCCGGGCGAGTTGATACCCAACAAAAGCCTGGCGGTAAACTACCAGAAAACGCCTCTTGAACAGGCCATTGAACTGGGTATCTACGCGGAGGATGAAATCAGCCTCTCGGATCGATTGGCCGTTTCGGTGGGACTGCGATACGCGTATTTTCTGAATATGGGTCCCTCGGTAGTCCGTCAATACGCGGCTGGCGAAGCGATCAAAACCTCGACCGTTGTCGATTCCATAAGGTACAGGGCCGGTCAGGTTAGCCAGCACTATGGGGGGCTGGAACCCCGGCTGGGTATTCGCTATTCGCTCAATGAGCGTACGTCTTTCAAAGTGGGCTATAACCTGATGCGGCAGTATCTGCAAGTCATCACAAACACCACGACGCCCCTGCCTACCGCCCGCTGGAAGACCGCCGACCCGCACATTCAGCCGCAGGTGAGTCAACTCGTCTCGGCGGGCTATTTCCATAATTTCCGGGCCAACATCGTCGAACTGTCTGCGGAAGTGTACTGGCGACGTACCCAGCACATACTGGACTACAAACCGGGCGCCGATTTCCTGTTGCAGGCCTATCCCGAAACGCAGTTGCTGACCGGGTATAACAAGGCATATGGGCTGGAGGTGATGCTGGCGAAAAAGAAAGGCGAACTGACGGGCTGGGTTAATTACACCTACGCCCGCACGCTCAATCAGGTGGATCAGGGCGCGGGCTTGCAGCAACAAATCAATGGCGGTGACTGGTATCCTGCCAATTATGACCGGCCACACAGCGTCAACATCAGTGTCGCCATCAACGCGTCGAAGCAGCACAGCTTCTCGTTTAATTTTGCCTACAGCACGGGTCGCCCCTACACAGCCCCGGAAGGGTTTATCCGATATCAGGGCCGAAACTACCCGTATTATGGCGACCGGAACCAGCGCCGGATTCCGGATTATCACCGGCTGGATTTTGCCTGGAACATTTACAATTTGAGTGCAAAAAATCGACGCTGGCAGGGTCACTGGACATTTACGATCTATAATTTATATGGTCATCGAAACGCGTATTCGATTTTCTACCGAACCGAGGGAGAGGTGACGAAGCCTTACCGACTGAGCATTTTCGCGGCCCCCATACCTAGCCTGACCTACAACGTTTCGTTTAACTGATGTTCTGTATGAAGCAGACCATGCACCCGGCAACCCGGCTGTTGATTTGGCTACTCTTGCTTGGCTTGCCCGTAGCGTGCATTGACCCGGAAGAGGTGAGCATACGGAGTACGTTGGATATCCTGATTGTCGACGGTGTCATTACCGACCTGCCCGAACAGATGCTCATTCAACTAAGCCAGGCCAAAGCCGATCAGACCCTGGGGCGAACCAGTACGTTTCCCGTTATGAAAGCAACCGTGTCGGTCGTGGTCGACTCGACCGAGGTCGTCGTCTGTTCAGAAATACGGGCTGGTGCCTATCAGTTGCCGACCGGCTTCAGGGGGCAGGTGGGCCACGCCTATCAGCTTCGGTTTACGCTTAGTGATGGTACTCAGTACGCATCGACGCAACAAGTTATGCCGCCCGTAGCTCCTGTCGGCAAGGTAACGTCCCGGTTTAATGCCAACAGCGTCTTTCCGATTATCGATGAAACCTACACCGGCGGCCACGATCTGTTTGTTGATTTTCAGGACCCTGCCAACGAGCGGAACTACTACCGGTGGGATTGGACCCTCTACGAACCGCAGGACTGGTGTCGGAGCTGCTACGAAGGGATTTACGCGGTCAATTCCGTGACGATTGTGTCCAACTCCATGTTCCAGTCGACCCAGCAGCCGTTTGAGAATTGCTTCTATCCACCCGTCGGCTCCTCGGCTTATTCGCAGGTCAGGTACAAATCCTACGACTACCCGTGCCGCACTCGCTGTTGGGAGATCATTCGGAATCGCGACGACATCAACATTTTCAGCGACCAGTATAGCAATGGTGGGTTGATTATTCGTCGACCCGTTGCCCATATTCCTTTTTACCAGAATCAGCCCTGTGTCGTTCATCTGCGTCAGCGATCGCTCACGAGTGATGCCTACGAGTATTTCAGTCTGTTTCAGCAGCAAACCCAGCACACGGGCGGGCTGGCCGATACGCCCCCGTCAGTGCCAGCCGGTAATGTACATACTGTAAAAAACGGTCAGGAAGCCGTGGTTGGCTATTTCACGGCCTCGTCGGTCTTTATTCAGCCCCATTACCTCGACCGCAACGATACCCGAGGCATGCCCCCCGGTCTCTTTTATGCCCTCAATGCCCGCTTGCCCTTTGCCGAGCCCTACCCGCCTTTTGACCTGAAGTTTATTCTTGATGGACCGCCTCGTCCGCCCACCGCAGTGTGCGCGCCAGTCGAGTTCAGAACCCCCGACCGTCCGGCTGGCTGGCCCAATTAACAGCGGATCGCTTCGGCAGCCTGCCGTTTGGGCATTGACAGGCAACGTTGAGGCGGCTGGGTGAACGCAAATAATGGTGCGCAGAAATTCATGATAAACACTTTATAGTCAACAAATTGCTGTCTAGAGGGCGACTGCTGTTGTGCTATCTGTGCCGGTAGGGGTCCAGCGTTTTACACCTGTCAGCTTGTTAGGATTTAGACCTCGTCAGAGACCAGCTGTATACCGGAACTGCCAGCAGCAGGAGCACGATCAGCAAACCGAATAGTGGCCCACTTATCAGGATGCCGACGGTGCGGGGTTTAGCATCGGCTGGGTAAGCCGGGTCGTAAAGTACATCGACCAAGTCGCCTGGCTGCACCTGGGGGCTGGTATCATAGGCGCCCACGCATTCGTAGGCTTGACCCGCTACCTGATAGCGAATCAGGGGGGCGGCTCCAGTCCCGTTTCCCGAGTGCACAAAGCTGATCACCTTGCCCTGCGTTCGCTGCCCACTGATCAATAAGTGGATGGACTGGCTTATCTGTCGGAGGGAAAAGAACAGCCCTGCCCCCACAACAAGGACAAACACAACCCACCAGCCGTATGAACGCCCACTACCCTGGCCGGGCTGCAACTGGTGTTGAGCAGCCTCGACGGTTAGCTGGCCAGTGGCCATTTGATTGAGCACCTGCTGCATCAGCTGCACCGGCACTCTGACAGGGCGTAGTCCCATTTTGGCGGTAGACCACACCACGAACAGGCCAATGATGGTCAGAAGGCAACCAACTCCACCGGCAAGTAATCCCAGCAGCCACTGTTCCACAAACGACGCAAGCTGCCCAACGGCTGGCCGGTCTGGATCGTACTGTACCGTCAGGATCTGACCAACGGTGTAGGCCGCCGGACTGGTGGCCAATCCTTCAAGCTGGTAGGTCTGTCCTGCCACCTGGTAGCTGACGATGGGGGCATAGGTCGGGCGTTTGTGGCGAATGGCGTGGCGGCTCAGTTTCACGACCTTACCAGTGGTATACCGGGCGTGACTGGCGAAGGCCTGTTTTTCCACGTAGGTAGTAACGGCCAGGCGTAGCAAAAACACGCCCACGCTTAGAAAGGCCAGCCCTACCACGGCCCCGATAAGGCCTCGAACCAGGCGCACCCCAACGTTGTCGGCCTCCCTTAGAAGCTGTTCGGCCTGCTGTGGACTGAGTGAATTAGCCGATACACGCCGGAACAATTTCCGTAGGTCTAAACCATCAATCGAGTACGTAGGTTGAGTGGTCATGGCTGTTTACTGAAAAGCTGGTGTTCGCGGCTTTTGCCAGCAAACAGGCCGCATAACCTTATTGGCAGCCCGCTGACGAGTACGTGTGCACCACGAGCAATGATGCAGTAAAGCAACTCGGGAAAGGCACAGCGTGCAATCGGATAAGTATATGATTGGTCATCGGACGTACCTGTTGAGGGGCCGCGCGTACCCGAAGCGGCTACACCACTGAAAATCGAAACACGTTCATGTCGTTTGGTAGCCCCGATGATGGATTAGGATAGCAGTGAGCTAACAACGCGCTTACAGTGAGGTGATAGTTGCAGGTACGTATCTGTAATTTCCTTCCTTGTCACCTTCGCACAATCGTCGTCGCCAGCGCCTTGTTGACCCCGTCCGATAACTCCAGTGGTTGTAGGGGCAGGGTAGGGGGCTTCAACGAGGCGCGAGCTAGCTAGCAGGAAAGGGAGACAGCTAGGAATAGCCAGACCAGTAATAGCTTGTGGGTAATCACTGGCCTGGCTGGATTGATGCGCTAGGTATCGACTGCCGCTATAAGGAGTCAGCTGCCCGGGAAATAACTGGTTTTCAGGTACTCCCGCAGCGACGTTGGCTTGCGGCCCAGCAGTCGCTCGACGGTGTCGTGTGTCCCAGCCAGCATGCCGTGTTTGGCGGCGTCACCCCATTGGGCAAAGAAGTTGGCGACGACTTCGGGGAAGCCTGCGGCTACTTTCTGCGCGATGTAAGGAGCTGGCTCGATGCTTTTGTAAACAATGGGCCGACCCGCCAACGCGGAGAGTTCCCTAGCGATGTCATGAAACGAATAGGCTTCGCTCCCCGTCAAGGTATACGACCGATTGTCGTGCCCGTCGGTAGTCAACAGGGTCGCTGTGGCGGCGGCCAGTTCGCTCCGCTTGATAAAAGCTATCTTGCCTTCGCCCGCCGGGAAACGGATCTCCGCGTCAGGCACCTCACTCCCAATCAAGTAGCCAAGGCCTTCAAAATAATAGCCGTTGTGGAGAATGGTATACACCAGTCCGGAATCTTTGAGGTAGGCTTCAGTAGCCAAATCACTTTCCGTGACCTCCTGCATCACAAATGGTTCGCTGCGCTGGATGCTGGTGTAAAAAAGGTGTTTGACCCCGGCTTCCTTAGCAGCGTCGATGACGTTCCGGTGTTGGCGAACCCGGTCGGTAAACGCTACGGCGGAAACCAGCAGCAATTTATCAACGCCCCGGAAGGCTTGCACCAACGCAGGGTAGTCAACGTAGTCGGCTTGGCGGACAGCTACGCCCCGCTCTGTGAGGTCTGTGGCTTTGTTGACGTCGCGCACCAGGGCTGCAATCTCTGCGGCCGGGGTGGTAGTGAGCAGAAAGTCGATGGTGTCGTGGCCTAACCCACCGGTGGCTCCAGTTACTAGAATCATGATAAAGAAGAATATGACCACCACGTCTAAACAGAACGGGCGCCCGGTGGCATTAAAGGCAAAACCCGCTTATATTTGCTTGCGATTTGCAAGTGTAAAGCTAGAGCAGAACGATTGCAAAATGCAAGTAAAAGGTAAATCTTTTTTATGAAAGAGCTAAAACAGCGCTCCACTTGCCCCATCAGTACATCGCTCGACGTGTTGGGAGACAAATGGACCCTGCTCATTCTCCGGGACATCGTGTTCGCGGGGAAGTCGTCTTACGGGCAATTCCTAGAGTCAGCGGAAAAAATGGCAACCAACATTTTGGCCGACCGCCTGGCAATCCTGGAGTCTCAGGGCATCGTAACCAAGACCGTGGCTACCGATAAGAAATCGAAGTTCACCTACCGCCTGACGGAAAAAGGCGTTGACATCGTCCCCATTCTTGTGGCGCTCGTTGTGTGGGGGGCCAAGCATGGCGAAACGGTTGTCGACCCTGGCTTGCTGGAGGAACTTCGGGCTGGGAAAGACGCGGCCGTTGAGAAGTACCAACGGCTTGCCCGCGATAAGGCTTTGGCGTAAACAAGGGGCATGCGCTCTTACGCCTAGAAAGAGTGGAAAAGAGCTATGGCGTGTTGCCTATTCTATCAGATTGCAGACATGGCTCTTTCAAGAGCTATATCGCCTTCTTAACGCATTTCTGTAATGGCTGATTAGCAGGTTGGGCTGTACCTATCTTGACTTGTCGTGCATACGATTGATTGTATAACCATACTTGGCAGGCTACGTTATAGAGGCGACTAACGGTTCAACTGTATGAAAACGATACTGTTTGCCTGCCTTTTGCTGGCACCCCTATCAGCACTTGCGCAAGAACAAGCATACGAAGTAGCGGTGAGCTACGGCGCCTTCACAAGCCCAAGTTTTAACCAGCAAAAAGCTAGAGATTACTTCTCCGCTGACTTTGACTATCATCTTTCCCGACGCTGGACCATAGCCTCCGGTTTTATGACTGGTCGCTTCAACTACTTCGATAACACCCGGTCAAACGATCCAACCGGTATCTTGTACGGTCCAGATGGTACCAATGCCAGAGGCTATGAGCTATATGGATACGGCATGGCCAAGTACGCACTCGTTAAAACAAGTGGGTTTACGCTCCAACTCGGCGCCGGGATTGGCTTTTTCAACCAGCGCTTAACATACCCTTACCGAGCGACGTATGCCACGGGTAGCTCACTTTATACTGAGGAATCCTCGTTTACCGATTTAGCTTTGCCCGTGACCCTGGAAGCTTATTATGTGTTCAATCAGCGAATTGGTCTAGGGCTAAAAGCCGGGGGGTACATTGAACCTGACTTTCCTGTAGTTGGCGCACACATTGGTCCTCAGCTACGCGTACGTTTGTAAGCCTACGGGTGGGGCGACAAGCTACCGATGCATAGCAAATCGGTACGGGTATGACCAGGATCAATACGTCTCGTGAGGCGCAGTCAATATCTGCTACTGAAAGGTATTGCTCACCAGTTCAGTATCCATATACTCATTTATCGCCCGTAGCTTACCGCCTTCGATATGGCATACCCAGCAGTACCGATTATCATAGATCTTGCCATCGGGCGTGCTGTTATTACCCGTTGCTTCGACCACCACATAATCCCCATCTGCCATAATACGAGTAGCGGTTGCCCTGTAGGGGGGAAGTAAGGTGGTTTTCACGGCCCCCCACAGATCGTTAACTACGGCCTGCTTACCCTGGAAGGTCTTTGCCCATTGACCACTGCCCATCCACCGCCACTGCATGTCGTCGGCCATTGCTGCCAAAAAGGGTTGATCATTACCGGCTGACAACTCAGCGAAGATCGTCTCCATTAACTGTTTATTCTCGATGGCGCTCATTCTATAGCAGATGAAAAATGGATACTCAATTATACAAGCGTTATGGTCTACTTGGCACTAGTTAACGACGTTAGTACGTGTTTTGGACGTGAAAAAGGCCGGGTGTCAGAGCGGCTTTTTTTCGATCAAGCAGTTGACGTAGGTTCGGGTTCACTTCACGTTCAAAATCTCCGTCCAGTTTGTCGTGTACCTAGGCGATATCCTCTGCCGCTTATGGTGCCAGGAGGGATCATGCCCGGCACCGGCCAGCCGTAACCGATCACGGCCGTGGCGGTGATTGATCTTATCAACTTACTGCCAAGGCTCAGATTACGGGTGTGGTGTTAAGAATGGTCAGATCAACAGGCACGGCTATGCAGACGGAACTATTTTTTCGCTTTAAAAAGAAGCCTGAACGTACCCAAAGTTAAAGTCTAACCTATGAACGAAAAAAGCTCCTATACAACTTGTACAGGAGCTTTTCAGTCATTACTTATCAGGGGATTACCCTTGGAAAAAGTCTTTCATCTTCTCGAAGAAGCCTTTCTCATTCTTATTGGGTTTCGGCTGGAAGTTGGGCGAATTCCGAAGCTTTTCCAGCAGCGCCCGCTCCTCAGACGATAGCGTTTTGGGCGTCCAGACGTTGACGTGAATCAATTGATCACCCCGTCCGTAGCCGTTCAGTTCTTTGATGCCTTTGCCTTTCAGGCGCAGGATTTTGCCACTTTGCGTACCGGCCTCCAGGGTGATGCGGGCGCGCCCATCGATGGTAGGCACTTCGACCGACGTACCCAACGCCGCATCGACGAAGGTGACATACAGGTCGAAGACGACGTTGGTTCCGTCGCGCTTGAGGTTTTCGTCTTCCTCTTCCTCCACCACAATCAGCAGATCGCCGGCTACACCACCGCGCGGGGGTACGTTGCCTTTGCCACCTACCGACAGTTGAATGCCTTCAGCTACACCGGCCGGAATCTTGATCGGGATGACGTCTTCCTGCAACACGCGCCCTTCACCGTGGCAAACGTCGCAACGGTCGGTTACGAGCTTGCCTTCGCCGTTACAGGTGGGGCAGGTGGCCGTCGATACCATCTGACCCAGCATGGTGTTGACCACCTTGCGGGTTTGACCCGATCCCTGACAGGTTTGGCAGGTCTGCACGGCGGTGCCGTTTTTCGAGCCGTTGCCGCCGCAGGTATTACAGGCCACATGCCGCTTTACCTTGATTTTTTTCTCAACGCCGTTGGCAATCTCCTGAAGGTCGAGCTTCAGTTTGATGCGCAGATCGGAACCCCGCCGAACGCGTTGACGCTGCTGACCGCCACCGCTACGTCCGCCGCCAAAAAACGACCCAAACGGCGAATCATCCCCGAAAATGTCGCCAAACTGGCTGAAGATGTCGTCCATGTTGGGACCGCCATAGCCGCCGCCCGCCGCACCGCCCAGCCCCGCGTGCCCAAACTGATCATACCGGGCGCGTTTCTGGTCGTCGCTCAGCACGTCGTAGGCCTCGGCCGCCTCCTTGAACTTCTCTTCGGCGGTGGGGTCGTCGGGGTTTTTATCGGGATGGTACTTTACAGCCATCTTGCGGTAGGCTTTTTTCACCTCGTCCGCCGTGGCCTTCTTGTCCACGCCCAATATCTCGTAGTAATCTCGTTTCGTTGACATTCCAGATGAATGAACAATGTATGCTGCACAATGTACAATGACTGACTATACCGTGTCATTGTACATTGTGCAGCATACATTGTTCATTGAGTTATGCTCCTACAATCACTTTTGCGTAGCGGATGACTTTGTCGTTGAGGAGGTATCCGCGCTCGACTTCGTCGATGACTTTACCCTTCAGATCGTCGCTCGGGGCCGGGAATTGCGTTACCGACTCGTGCAGATCGGCGTTGAACGGCTCGCCTTTGCTGGTCATGGGCTTGAGGCCTTTGCCTTCCAGGGTCTTGACAAACTTGTTGTGAATCAGTTTGATACCTTCCAGCGCCGCCGCCGGGTCGGCCGAGGTACCGATAGACTGCATGGCCCGCTCGAAATCATCGACGACAGGCAGCAATGAAACGAGCAGCCCTTCGTTGGCATTGGCGATTAGGTCCAGCTTCTCCTTGGCCGTGCGCCGACGGAAGTTTTCGAAATCGGCGTAGAGGCGCAGGTATTTATCTTTCAACTCGGCCAGTTCGGAGCCGACGGGCGCGGCTTCGGCCGCCGGCGCTGCCGCTGCCAGATCGATCAGGTCGTCGGGCGTCCCGCCATTGATCGTTTCTGCCTCTTCGGTCGTCAGGTTTTCGGTTGAGTTGTCAGGTGCGGTCGATGACTCGTCCACAATGTCTTTATTTTCCATACAAACAGGTCGTATTTATTGCTAAAACAGGCCGCAAACCTACGCGCAAAACCATTGCCAATCGCCATCAGGCTGACAAGATGACACGATGAGACAGAGAGTTAACGAGTGAACGAGCGAATGAGTGAATTGGCTGACGCGTTTAGTATGCCTGCGTCAGCCGATTCACTCATTTGCTCGTTCACTCGTTAACAAAAAAGCCGCTCTTCATGGCGAGAGCGGCTTTTCGGTTGACTTAACCTAAACAAAAGCGTTGTATGACGGCTGGCGATTGACCTTAGGTCGCTTACCCGCAACCCTCTGCTATCGGGCGGCAAACTCAATTGCCTCCTTTCATGCGTGATTTCAGATCATCGGCACCGGTGTTGCGCTGCCGGGCGGCTTTCACCTGCTGATTGCCAAACCGGTACGTGAACGTGGCCCGAACGACGCGGCTTTGCCAGAATGAACTGACCGCGAAGTCGATGTCCTGGAACTGGGCGATACCCCGGAAGCGGTTGGTCCAGAAGATATCGTTCATGTTGAGGCTCAGGCGGCCGCGTTTCTCCCAAAGTTGTTTTTGCAGACCAATCGATAGCGCCCCCTGCGGCCGGAAGCGGTAGAAGCCATACACCCCCGCTCCATTGTAGTAGCCACTCACTTCCAGGTTGAGGGTCTTGCTGAGCGTGAAATTCTGGCTGGTGTAGGCGTTCCACGATGTCTGTTGCAGCGTGAGCAACTGATCGTTGTAGACGGTCTTGTAGTTGTTGTAGAAGGCCGACACGTTGGTCTGCATCTGCCACCATTTGGTCACCGGCAGCGGGAAACTGAACGTCAGGCTGAGGTTGTCCTGGTGGTCGATGTTCTCACTGGTGACGAACGTTTTGTTCTCGGCGGCAATCTGGCGTGGCACTTCGTCGAGGATGGCGTCGCTGATGCGGCTGTAGGCCAGCGTGGTGATAAACGACTGCTTGAAGGTGTGCGTCAGTTGCAGCGCGTGCGTAAACTGCGGGCGCAGGTTCGGGTTACCCTGCTGATAGGTGTAGGGGTCGAGGAAGAACACGAACGGGTTCAGGTTCTGGTAGTTCGGGCGGTCGATGCGGCGGCTGTAGTTGAGCGACAGCGCGTTGTTGGTGTCGAGTTGCTGGGTCAGAAACACACTCGGAAACAGGTTGGTGTAGTCGCGCTCGCGGCGGTCGTTGAGCGTAACCGAGTTGCCCACCGAGTTGGTGTGTTCGAGGCGCAAGCCAGCCTGTAGCTGCGTTTTCTTGCTCAGTTGCGTGCTGTAGTTGACGTAGGCGGC comes from Fibrella aestuarina BUZ 2 and encodes:
- a CDS encoding TonB-dependent receptor, with amino-acid sequence MTQRLLCLVFWLVSSGTYAQVMHTLSGTVRDSATHQPIARAAIVLNYERAVTGTYTDSKGNFSITIRAGQHVVAVRRLGFVPFRQAIDLRDNTVLNVALATVASQLEEVVVTSKGYDPNVRQPLLGVSQINLAALKRMPAALGEVDILRSLQMLPGVTSVGEAANGVNIRGGTTDQNLILMDETPIFNPTHMFGLFSVFPSDAASGLDLYKGSVPARYGGRAASVLDISLRNPDLNQFKLSGGISLVANRLTVETPIVAGKVGVLVSGRGAFNDFLLRLASSQLEDIRAKFGDGVVKVFWRMNNNNTLTAMGYLSQDLFQTNLLGSLANINAIKTQFAQKTTNGMVRWFHAFTPRLNLQTTALFAYYEPTILSTEDSTNNDVALKQSLLQRQIKSNLNYQLPNQKIEVGISGTHYKLNPGELIPNKSLAVNYQKTPLEQAIELGIYAEDEISLSDRLAVSVGLRYAYFLNMGPSVVRQYAAGEAIKTSTVVDSIRYRAGQVSQHYGGLEPRLGIRYSLNERTSFKVGYNLMRQYLQVITNTTTPLPTARWKTADPHIQPQVSQLVSAGYFHNFRANIVELSAEVYWRRTQHILDYKPGADFLLQAYPETQLLTGYNKAYGLEVMLAKKKGELTGWVNYTYARTLNQVDQGAGLQQQINGGDWYPANYDRPHSVNISVAINASKQHSFSFNFAYSTGRPYTAPEGFIRYQGRNYPYYGDRNQRRIPDYHRLDFAWNIYNLSAKNRRWQGHWTFTIYNLYGHRNAYSIFYRTEGEVTKPYRLSIFAAPIPSLTYNVSFN
- a CDS encoding DUF4249 family protein yields the protein MKQTMHPATRLLIWLLLLGLPVACIDPEEVSIRSTLDILIVDGVITDLPEQMLIQLSQAKADQTLGRTSTFPVMKATVSVVVDSTEVVVCSEIRAGAYQLPTGFRGQVGHAYQLRFTLSDGTQYASTQQVMPPVAPVGKVTSRFNANSVFPIIDETYTGGHDLFVDFQDPANERNYYRWDWTLYEPQDWCRSCYEGIYAVNSVTIVSNSMFQSTQQPFENCFYPPVGSSAYSQVRYKSYDYPCRTRCWEIIRNRDDINIFSDQYSNGGLIIRRPVAHIPFYQNQPCVVHLRQRSLTSDAYEYFSLFQQQTQHTGGLADTPPSVPAGNVHTVKNGQEAVVGYFTASSVFIQPHYLDRNDTRGMPPGLFYALNARLPFAEPYPPFDLKFILDGPPRPPTAVCAPVEFRTPDRPAGWPN
- a CDS encoding DUF3592 domain-containing protein gives rise to the protein MTTQPTYSIDGLDLRKLFRRVSANSLSPQQAEQLLREADNVGVRLVRGLIGAVVGLAFLSVGVFLLRLAVTTYVEKQAFASHARYTTGKVVKLSRHAIRHKRPTYAPIVSYQVAGQTYQLEGLATSPAAYTVGQILTVQYDPDRPAVGQLASFVEQWLLGLLAGGVGCLLTIIGLFVVWSTAKMGLRPVRVPVQLMQQVLNQMATGQLTVEAAQHQLQPGQGSGRSYGWWVVFVLVVGAGLFFSLRQISQSIHLLISGQRTQGKVISFVHSGNGTGAAPLIRYQVAGQAYECVGAYDTSPQVQPGDLVDVLYDPAYPADAKPRTVGILISGPLFGLLIVLLLLAVPVYSWSLTRSKS
- a CDS encoding SDR family oxidoreductase is translated as MILVTGATGGLGHDTIDFLLTTTPAAEIAALVRDVNKATDLTERGVAVRQADYVDYPALVQAFRGVDKLLLVSAVAFTDRVRQHRNVIDAAKEAGVKHLFYTSIQRSEPFVMQEVTESDLATEAYLKDSGLVYTILHNGYYFEGLGYLIGSEVPDAEIRFPAGEGKIAFIKRSELAAATATLLTTDGHDNRSYTLTGSEAYSFHDIARELSALAGRPIVYKSIEPAPYIAQKVAAGFPEVVANFFAQWGDAAKHGMLAGTHDTVERLLGRKPTSLREYLKTSYFPGS
- a CDS encoding winged helix-turn-helix transcriptional regulator, which codes for MKELKQRSTCPISTSLDVLGDKWTLLILRDIVFAGKSSYGQFLESAEKMATNILADRLAILESQGIVTKTVATDKKSKFTYRLTEKGVDIVPILVALVVWGAKHGETVVDPGLLEELRAGKDAAVEKYQRLARDKALA
- a CDS encoding nuclear transport factor 2 family protein, giving the protein MSAIENKQLMETIFAELSAGNDQPFLAAMADDMQWRWMGSGQWAKTFQGKQAVVNDLWGAVKTTLLPPYRATATRIMADGDYVVVEATGNNSTPDGKIYDNRYCWVCHIEGGKLRAINEYMDTELVSNTFQ
- a CDS encoding DUF4113 domain-containing protein, producing MNHRHGRDRLRLAGAGHDPSWHHKRQRISPRYTTNWTEILNVK
- the dnaJ gene encoding molecular chaperone DnaJ, with the protein product MSTKRDYYEILGVDKKATADEVKKAYRKMAVKYHPDKNPDDPTAEEKFKEAAEAYDVLSDDQKRARYDQFGHAGLGGAAGGGYGGPNMDDIFSQFGDIFGDDSPFGSFFGGGRSGGGQQRQRVRRGSDLRIKLKLDLQEIANGVEKKIKVKRHVACNTCGGNGSKNGTAVQTCQTCQGSGQTRKVVNTMLGQMVSTATCPTCNGEGKLVTDRCDVCHGEGRVLQEDVIPIKIPAGVAEGIQLSVGGKGNVPPRGGVAGDLLIVVEEEEDENLKRDGTNVVFDLYVTFVDAALGTSVEVPTIDGRARITLEAGTQSGKILRLKGKGIKELNGYGRGDQLIHVNVWTPKTLSSEERALLEKLRNSPNFQPKPNKNEKGFFEKMKDFFQG
- a CDS encoding nucleotide exchange factor GrpE, with the translated sequence MENKDIVDESSTAPDNSTENLTTEEAETINGGTPDDLIDLAAAAPAAEAAPVGSELAELKDKYLRLYADFENFRRRTAKEKLDLIANANEGLLVSLLPVVDDFERAMQSIGTSADPAAALEGIKLIHNKFVKTLEGKGLKPMTSKGEPFNADLHESVTQFPAPSDDLKGKVIDEVERGYLLNDKVIRYAKVIVGA